One Siniperca chuatsi isolate FFG_IHB_CAS linkage group LG1, ASM2008510v1, whole genome shotgun sequence genomic window, tgggcTTTTGTACCTTACCAATTAAAGGATCAGTCTGGTGTTaatctagattttttttatgttaacaaatccaataaaaagaccaaaaccaactctgtgttagtctgtctctcaatagtTTGACTTCCCTAACTTGTCTGTGGTTCTCAACTCCAAGCCCATTGTTCCTTACTGTCAATCAGCTCAAATCAAATAGACATTTTTATAAAGACTCAgtcatttcctcaaacagctgctcgctgtagtttttaccaaaccaacaggaggaaatggtACATCTgatggggactattttcagtggcggatgaatccacatgtgttGCTCTAGTATTTgtctgagtcagaataaactacagtgtgtgcgttcatggtgatgaaggaacatgtcacccggtgcaacagagcggctcgctgtgtgttttaacagttcCTGGACAGCAGTGAGCTCTGCGGCTCAGAGGAGGAACCTCCATCAGGCTGGGATTCACGCACAATTCTATTgcactcccgtgcaatattagttttcccttgttagtttttcttatttattgttactgatactatatacctcaattactctcgacagtacatgcacctccgcttattactattatttattacataattagttacattgtatttatactggactttcatcatcaaccagtaaacccacttggtactcgacacttagtttatcttatacttataccgacatgatacttaatttatttctgacctgtttatagtgtttatagtgtatcatattgtttgctagtacttcctcctgtgtgcactgacgtaaaggcgagctgctgtaacaaagagtttcccttcggggatcaataaagtatttctgattctgattcttgtTAGTAGATACGTTCAGTGTTGGtttggtcttttcgtgggatttgttgacatgaAAAACATTGCCACTAGTGCCAGCCCTCTCTTAACTCAAACTGTCTGAGCAGCTCCAAGATGCCATACCTTGCTTGTGTGCACTGCAGAATCCTTTTGACGGTGTTTCTAACTGCATGTACCACTTTACATACTTCTCCAATTCCACACCAAACAGCTTTACaagaaaaacaaggtcaaaaaagcagtttttatttgGGTTAGTCAGAATGAGTTGATACAAGCACTTGACTGTTCAGAGTGCTGAGAGCTTTTGGTCAGCTCAGGTTACCCTCCAAACATGCTCCTGAACAACCCCCACCTCTGActcttttccctccttttcGTTAGCATTACACACCTGCCAGTGAGCTTTACAATGATCAAGACAATACCACATGACAAGAGGTCCCACTTAACGTGAATTATTAGACATTACCACATGCAGACTGCAGTGCTATTTTCAACAAACAAATCCCATCACGGGTTTGAAGGGGAGTCTTGTCAATAGATAATCTATAACAAAAACATGGGAGAGGGGGGCGCTTTCACATTGGTCTGTCATAGCATTATACAAACAGGTTGTTTGACAGCGTGAGCCGTCCTTCCATCAGTTTTTGTACATGTGggttttaaaaagaagaaatgcatTCATGCTCCATCTCACTGTACGACCCTGCAGTTTCAATCGTACATTTCTGTTAATAATACAAAACCTGCTGGAAATGAACTGGAAACCAATGCgtttttatttcacatgatGGCAGGTTgttaagggaaaaaaataactcaTAGTAAACAAGTGCATACAAAAAAAGATTAAGTGCCGACTGTCCAACCCCCAGATCAGGCaatgttgatttttcttttgttttattatcacaACTTTGTTCAGCTCAGTTCTCTTGaggctttaaaaaaatctcttcTGGTCAACTGCGTACATCTTTCCTGCCGGAAGCTTCCGGAAAAATAAACTGTTGCCTCTGCTCATGTTGCCCTGGaatgaagagaagaaagaagcgTTTAGCAGTGGCTGGTGTACATGTAGCAAAAGGCCAATCGTTTTCAGCATTGTACATTTGACGTTTGAAGTCAAAATCACGGTTTAATGCTCAAGACATGACAAGATCACTGGGGCTGTTAACACCACATTTGGACAACTGGGAGGATCTGATACATAGTGAAAGGATTGGACAGCTATCGCATTGTGTGTACTAGCTATAACTGTGGGTGTTTCCACAaccaaaacacaataaaaggaTAATATGATCTATAAGAAGACTGGCTGTAAGTTAACTCTAAACAATAGAAACAAATCTGCAAAAGACAGGGCAGTGGATTGGATAATGTGGGGTTCCAACCATTTGTATCCATGCCGTAGTTCAACTTCTGTACAGCGATTCAAATAAACTTAGTCCATCTAGGAGCTGAGAGTTGATCTATGTGGGTTGGTAAGACCAATGCTTTTATATTGTACACTTCTGGACACAGTATCCCAGTCGAGCAACCCTTCCTTTCTTGGGTGAACTGACAAAATCCTGTCAATTATTCAAAACGGATCAGGACTTCGAAAGCCTTTTGTGTACCCAACAAATATGGTGACTGATGCAATTCAAAGACTTTAAGCTTAGGTCACTTTCACACCTGTAATTCAGTTCAGTTGGTCCAAACCAGGGAACACAATTATACATTTGGTGATGTCATCTTGCATCATCAGCGCTACATGGACCCATGTGTTTATTACTTCTCTGGTATCACAAAGAGCTCACGAACAAATGACTATGAGCATTATTAGTCAAGAGTGCAGCTGGACCTCATGTTAATGACGCCCAGGAAGAAACGGGACCAAAGAAATAGGCATGTTGTACTGTCATGTTTCAGGGGAATAGACTCACTTTTTAATGAGAACCTGCCAAAATACTGGGAGTAGGACCCAAACACAACAACCCTGTGAACTTGTTTTCACTTTCTGACTGAGAGCTCACGTGCTGATGCACATGCGTTACCATAATTATATAAATTGTTTGTACACTTGCTTCCTTAACAGTTCATGATCATGCTATAATCTACAATCCAGAGGTTGGTCTGCATTGCTTTCGCTCGGCTTCAAGCTAATTCTGGTGTGATTGTTGGGTCCGCACCAGAGTTAGATTGACAGCTTTCATACCAGTCCAAATAAACCCAACCAcacaggttgggtgtgaaagcacccttagATTTAGCCAAGATCTGTACCAAACAGAAATTTCATTCAATTTGCATACCTGAACTGACTGTGGTAAACTGCGATGCTGATTATTTACTTTGGTATAAAACACCATGATATTGTGCCAAAACCTTAATACAGAACCTATATCAACAACTCGATAGATCGATAGATAACATGTAGGGCTGTCACTTTGAATATTCCATTTTTCCCCTGCTCCAATGAAATTTCGAATACAAACTGTAATGACgtgtttaaattcaaaatgttcacCTGTTGACCAATCAGTAAACTaagctaataaataaacatggcGGAGGACACTAACAGTGCTGACCGGATAGTCACACCACAGTTTGAACTTGACTGTGTGAAGAAGTGACAGCCCTAATTACATGTACTGTCTCAAtctatggtaaaaaaaaatgcagtaaagTTAAGCATCGGGGTGCTCAGAGCTGACACACAGGTTAACCAGCACGACGGTAGAAGGTATGAGAGGCCTTCTGTTTGTATCTTGTGGTCTGATTTGATTAGCTTTTTGTACACTATAAAATGCACTGTAGATGTTAGCATACTGTGATCCATATGATGGTTACTGATGACTAATCTGACGGTAGTGCAGCCTCCGCATCCCACCACTGCAGTGCTTAATGTGACATCTGCATTCATCCAGTGTTTGGAATGTGATGCATTTACCTCTCTGCTTAGATGCCTCCAGCAGTCCAGCCAGGTGGGATATACTGATGCATAGGGAGGCAGGCCTCCAACGAGCCTGCAAGGACAGTGGAAATATGAGTCTGCTTGATCGAACACACAAGAGGATTTACAACGGCAAATAACCTGCAAACTCACCCGCAGTTATTGACAGCCATGAGGTTTGACACCAAAACAAAAGGGTATGTGAGCATACTGGCGAAGAACTggaagaaaagagcagaggaggaacatgataaaaaaaactacaagctACAAACGGCTGGTGTACTGCTGATGTAGACGGCCATGTTTGTCAGGCTCACCCCTGTCACAGCCTGGGAGCAGTTCTTGATTTCTCCTGTGTGACTCATCTGTACAGAAGAACAAATGAACAGCGTTAATTCAGTATGTGAGCCTGGACTGTAGACTGCTCAACACAAAGCCTCAGCATGATCTCACAGGGTGGAGGGGCAGCGGGAACGGTTAAAAAACTGTCTGTTCTAGTAGTTCTGTCTGTCAGATTTTTGGTGACACACAACCAGGGTAGTAGTGGTAGAATAAAGGCTGGGTAAAGCCTACCTTACGTTTTGAAattggatttaaaaacaaaaaacaaaaacaactttgtctCTGGACTGGTCCAGAATCACGTCCTTAAACCAACCTCCTGTACAGAATGCACCCTTGACTGGACTGAGCAGTGTAAAAGAAGTGGCATACCGAGTCATCAATGACGTATGTATTGATGAGGTGAGCCAGAAGGTTACAAATCCACAGAGACAGGACGTCACCGAGCAGGCGAGGAATCAAACCACtgaaaatatcaatataataacaatatcaTCATTGTtgtaatataataacaatatcaTTTCTGATTAAAACATAATCAGCACTCTGGATATAAGATCAGACCattgtacaaaaataaactaACACTACAAGTCAAGGTCTGCCACTGAACAGCTTCCCATTCTCAGGCTGTGTACAGTACTGCATGCATAATGTAATGTAACCCAATACATCTACAAAGTACTTTCAGTCCCCCATTTTGGCCAATTTTGGGGGATTATAAACCATCATACACACCAGGGGTTTTCAAAATCTGACACtaaattgatacattttgaaACACCTATTCATCAACAGTGTGCACTGTGCACGTATGTAAGCATACAGCACCAAGGCAAACAATCGCCtggggcattttgcctttaagTGATGAAAGCACTGACACCAAAATTATTCAAAGTTGAAAAACCTGgtgtattaaagaaaaaaagagacaaggagAGTCAAACATACGCAAAGAAGCCCAGTATGCCTTCTTCTCTGTAGACTGTGACGATGGAGTCAAACACCCCACTGAGAACAGAAGAAAagattgtttttagtttttaactattttcatGGCTCTGCTCATTGAGGTTTGTgtctaaaatattaaaactttacctgtattttgtttctctcccAATAAACTGGACCATACATCGCAAAGTAATCACTGAAAAACAAGTTGAGGAAAACATACTTGACATGCAGACTAGTGTCTCCCACCACATCCATACACCAAATAATTCAAATATATCACAACTGAAACCACTTCAAAGCTCTAATACAACCTCCGGAAGGATAATCCGGAGGTTTATAATGTTGTAGTTCGCCAGTTAAAGCCATGTGAAAGATTTCGTGACGTACCATGGAAGGGATGTGTGACAATGGTGGCACAGGAACGAGCTATCATCTCTTTGGTTGTCTgtggaaagacagaaaacaagtcaACTGAGGCGTATGTATGAAACATCATAAGGAGCTGTAGATACCCGCACATCACTAACATCATACATTTAAGTGGACATGACCGTATTGTTCGTATATCTTTTGAGACTGTATTCTACACATATGCCTGAGTTTGGTCctcaaaagaaaactgaatttacagCCTAGAGACAcaatagatatttttttaaatatttaaaacagttttgtaTGTTCCCTcattaaaaggaaagaaattacATATTTAGTTAACAGAACTAGAGGATGTATACTGTTTCAAATTTGTAGACCTATGCATACCTTCAGATGTATATGcagaagacattttttatttacaactaACTAAATAAAAGAAGCTAATTGGAAGTTTATTCACTAATTTTATCTCACTCAGTAAGGATGCGTAGGGTACAGAGAACTGCCTGAGATGCAAGTGTGCAGAAGGAACctttatggtaaatggactgtacttagaGACTGTaaagcgcctttctagtcttctgaccactcaaagcactttacactacacatcacattctcacacacacacacacacacacacacacacacacgaaggcacagccctcaggagcaatttggggttcagtatatTGCCCAAGGTGGAGTTAGTtacattcagtatttttcaccaaaacacactgtgtatccttgaggtctaacaaatttgttgaatgcatttcctttctcataaaacatttgcaaagaaatttaaaatattttaaatggtgcattgtttacatccacgtTTGCTGGCTTGCAGTCTTCACTGCGTTTGTTGGCACACTGACAGCTGGTAGCGGTAACACGTGTAGTGTGAAACTGGAGGCAGGACTGTGTATCTGGtattttacaataacaatgtatgaaatgacaTTGTGAAAACAATGTAACAATGTGAAAGCTGTCTCTGGtggtgatgaacctacagagaatcatcagctgaacctgcagctttACGGATCTTTGTAAAGACTTTCAGCTCGTCGTTTATCTGTCCGGCtgttctggttccctctcagctctCACAGCGTCGTTTTCAGAGGAAAAGCTGTaagctctgtagctgctggatgtggaaatacgcagctgtttgctaacgaCCTCGTCAACTTAAAATGTTCCCAACCTGTTTCCGCTGGccccatgtggccaaaaaaacgttattgcaggtttaagccTATATTAGCTCATTGCAATCACTTACTTTAGGAATGGATCTCCTAATGGCCGGTATGGACagaaggaatgattacagcaggCAAAACCTGTTTTAATTTACTTATGGGCACGTGATTATTGTTTTAAGAGACCTGAAAAGAACTGAGCCTAATATAATGACAAACCTTGCCAGACCACAATGAGAGAAGTGAGAAGAACTTTTGGAGAACTTTGTTGAGTTACCTTCAAAATTTGGGTGTCTAATATatttaaagacaaaagtaaATAATGTGATGAAGTGTAGTGTAATAAAAGTAACAGACACTTCTGTGGCCTGAGTTTGCTCGTGCTTGTTATGTTGCTTTCTGGCAGTATCTCATAACTGTACAAGTGTCTTACCTCGTTAACAACGTGCTGTAGGGAGCCCTCCACAGCCTTCTGCTGACCGCCCAGTACCTGGACAACAGAGACAAGCCTCAGTATCACCTAGCGTTAAAGAAGTTTTTGGCtattttatgactttattaGGAAGACATACTACtcagatgaaaaaacaacaaaggtcCGTAGCCAGACTTGAATTGGGGACACTGTGGGGTTCATGGTCAGTGTCTTAACCCCTAGACCACCAATTAAACCAACAGTCCTTTTAGTGTATTCCTATTTGTGTTTCCATCACATCAGAAGAACCGCTAAATAAGAACAATAATGGAAGGTGTATATAATTTACTGTTGTGAGccatgttttgtttctcttacTCGCGACAATCCACTCTCTTTTGTTTAAAGATCATTTTTTGAGGCtttctgcctttatttgatagagGTCTGGTGGAACTGTTGCCATTTTGGTGTGAAGATGTATCAGGGCCCAGAGAACATTCTCTAATGTATGTTCTAAATCTAATTACCACTAGGAGGTGGATGTGAATCTTACAGCAGGTTACACAAACTGTATTTACACGAAGTTTCAAGGTCCATTTATCGATCGTTGGGATCAGACTTTACCATTTGTTTTTCCTGATCCAGTGTTTTGAGGCTAGTTTCCGACGGATACAGGGTACGCACTCTTTTACATCTCTTTAGCCtttttgcagtgttttcctttttcccaTGTGAATGCTAATTTCAGATGCTGAGTTTTTGGTCACCAAGGAAAAAGGGACTGGTTAAGCTGCCAGTATGCGTCTTCAGTCTGAGGACAGAGGGTGGCATATGCTGTGCAGATCGTaaagcaaatttgtgatttgtgatattgggctgtataaataaaaatgactgagccagggtttgaacttctcttacaactgtcttttttattctttacacaactatttctgtcactttcatttGAACAAACATGTGCAACACtgtgaatgtcttccaggagagactgtgtGAAACTGTGTGCTGTTGTCTCCATATTTAAATGATATCGCGTCTCTCCCCTCTCCATGACGACTGGCTTTTCACTCCACCTTCCAGTGTGGCCGAtcggaacaactataaacacttctGATTTCTAATGTGGTTGGAAAACACAGCATAACCCGACCCTTACTCTCACATAAATACCCTTTACAATAGAGAGCATCAGATCGACACACGCCGCACCCtactatgtactgtatttatacaGTCAATGACAAATGTACTGTGCCTGCTGTACATACCATCCTGCTGATATCTAATTAGCAATAGTAAACGTGATGGTACAAacaatgaatatgaaaaaaactCCTACCTGAGGTGTGCCCTGTTCCTGACATTTCTGTAAGAAAGTAGAGGTTAACATTATGAAACTGCCCATGTGAATGAAGACTTGGTGAGTTACATTTACATCCTGGCTGGCAAAGAAATTAGTTTATCCTTCTTTAGTAACATTAAAGCAATGCTATATCCAATATGTATAACCCATTTACACCAGGTATTCATATGCATCCTTCCTGGATGATCAGACATCTGTTTGTGCTTAACTGCATGTAAAACCAAAGAGTGTAGCCCACTACACATTACCTATATTTCCACATTGCATGTATGTAGAAGTGCTTTCTTGCAAAAACTTTTCATTGAAAGCACCTACAGTGATAAATGATTAGAGCCCAACCAATGCCATATTTTGAGGCTTTTaacaatatcaaaacaaaaatactaagTACATCTccactgctgcttttctcagtttgatctctctctctctctctctatagagagagatatatatacacacatccatcgatctatctatctatctatctatctatctatctatctacatacagaggcactcatcatggctgcacaggagcaggccctgagcaccagagcgatagaggcccagatctaccgcaccagacaagacccaaggtgtaggctgtgcaaagaggcccctgagacaatccagcacataactgcagggtgtaagatgctggcagagAAAgtatacatggagcgccataaccaagtagctggcatagtgtacaggaacatctgcactgagtatggactggaaaccccgaggtcaaagtgggaaacacctccaaaggtggtagagaatgaccgagccaagatcctgtgggacttccagacaaacagcagaggaaagctgttgtggttgacgtggcgataccaagtgatggcaacatcaggaaaaaggaacatgagaaactagagaagtaccaagggctcagagaagagctggagaaggcttggaaggtgaaggcgacagtggtgcccgtggtcatcggagcactcggggcagtgacccccaaactggaggagtggctacagcagatccctggaagaacaccagacatctcggtccagaaggaaggaaggaaggaagaaaggaaagaaagaagatagatagatagatagatagatagatagatagatagatagatagatagatagatagatagatagatagatagatagatagatagatagatagatagatagatagatagatagatagatagatagatagatagatagatagatagatagatagatagatagatagatagataaaaaaaactgtaaacgGAAAGTCTTTGGGTTTCAGACTTGTAGCCAactgttagacaaaacaagacatttgaagacgccACCTTGAACTCTGGGAAATTATACCAGgcatttttctttaatattttccTGATATTTTATAGAGTAAATTATTAATGGAGAAAACAATCAACGtattaatggataatgaaagttacaattagttgcagccctgtaaCGTTTTGTAAAGTTGTGAACGATATATTTACCGATTTCAcataaagtaacattttatataaaagGATCCCATCAATTATGTTCTTAAAAAATCTTGACCTAAATATATCCTGAACGGTAGATTTTACAGTTGAAGTGCCCTTTGCTGAGAAACTATATAATTGAGATAATCTTCCTGAATTACGTCAAACAAatctttttctgcatttctgtactgacacTTGATTATCAAGCGACATATACGCCAACACAGATATATTTGTGATAAGCTAAAACAGCAGATCCAAAATATTTGTCAGCTCTAATTTATAAATTAGGCTCGCACACATTCAACTTGACTGTTGCAACAAATCTGTTTATTCTCTCCACAAAAGTCACATATCAGAGCAGGTGTAAAGTCCAGAAGTTAGATGTTTTGCCATATACGGTATGCCCATGCAAATGGCAAAGCAACACAGCAAAACAAGCATTCTTTCAGTTCAAATAGTTACAAATACCAGATTTTTTCAGGGTTTTCATATTCAATTCTCTATTATTGTGGAAGAGAAactagttgttgttgctgtctgaAAAATGAGACACAATCTCAGTTCTATCTACAATTACAGCTGCTGCACAGCAGTGAGTCGGGCCAAGCATTTTaagaaggaagaggaaagaaggaagaggaggaagacaaatgacaaatacatgAGGGTCAATAGGCATTGTCCAGGAATTGAACTCACAACCTTACACACCAAGGGCAAGTCATGATCTTGTTGAGCTACCTGCCAAGTGAGAAACCATAGATGTTTTCACACTATGTCAATCACCAGGGTTGCATGTAAAGGCAGATTTCAAACTAGTGTCAAAAATTCAGTTATCAAAATCTGTCTCAGACAAAATTCTGAGAATTTGTGGAATTCATCTAGAGAACAAAGATatgtctgtaatttatttttacaaagacTGATTGCTCCATAAATGACAAATTGATGTTTAAAGATACTCTATTTCCATTGACTGCAATAGTTTACATGAGGATAGaattcaaaatactgtcaaaGAATCAGTTTTTGAGATACAATTCTGAAATGTACCACACTACATCCACCATAACTACAAGATTTTGTAATGGCAGCTCGAAGCATCCGAACATTCTGCTACATTTTGGTGAAAGTTGCAAAGTGGTAGCAAGTACAACTGACTTGTTATGaattttcaaagttttaaacttTAGATGGTTGCTGTAGTGCCACAATCAGGACTATTGGCCCACAATGCCAGTTGAGGAAGTTCGGTATTGGATTGGaaagttttgattattttcatgcatGGGAAGGCAGATTTCCTCgttggaataataataataataacaacaaaaacaacaacggCAATACAAGAGGGACTGGCAGCAGAGCTTCTTGGCACCTAATTATATAGCTATATGTAATTAATATAGCCGATAATGAAACAGCATTtatgcaaaataaaatttaaaatgtccatATGGCTAGGGCAGGGGATATTCCAGCACTTCTCCATGCCCTGAGCAGAAGGCACATTTGTGCCCAACAACAAGACAAATTTAACTACACAGTGTTTAAGGAAATGCTTTCAGGTGATACTAACTGCACTATACCTCTATACAAGTATATGATTACATCCTTAGTTTCATCCGAAGAACAAGCTGTAGCTGTGATTACATCATTTTATGGTGCTCTTGATCTATTCAGGCCTACCTGAACAACTTGGCTGTGCACGACGGTGCCGATGGTGCCAGCACAGAGCCTTGGACCAAGCCCTTTGAAGAGACCCGCTTTTCCATCAATCTTGATGATGTGTTTTGCTGAAACATTCAGAAAATACACagcaggacattttaaaaatgtgatgttgTATGTTTACCTATGGACAGATGTTTACATAAAATAGATgcaaagcgctttgagtagtcagaaagactagaaaggcgctatataagtacagtccatttactattACCATTTAGATGCCTTAGTTCCCACAAACTTTTCATGGTCTGTCACATGATGTATTGAATATTATGAGCAGTTCTTTACCATCAGGAGTCTTTCCCTCTTCTCTCAAGCATTCTTTTATTACACCACTACTGAAAAAGAACAACTTAGACCCATCTGTGATATGCAACTACAGACCAATCTCCAATATCCCTTTTCTTAGTAAAGTACTTGAAAAGGTGGTCTACAAACAGCTGACCAGTTGCCTATCACTTCACAATCTGTATGATGTGTATTGATCTGGCTTCAGGACTAACtacagcactgaaacagctctCATAAAAGTAGTCAATGACCTAAAGATCAACAGTGCTGCAAACAAACCTTCCATCTTTCTATTACTAGACCTGACTGCAGCCTTAGACACCGTCGACCACGACATTTTACTCAATAGACTAGAAAATTCAGTTGGCCTATCAGGCCGTGTCATTAGCTGGCTCTCTTCCTACCTAACaggctctctgtgtctcttgacAACTTCAAAAATggcaatt contains:
- the mtch2 gene encoding mitochondrial carrier homolog 2, translated to MADTCGQVLLGSGLTVLSHPLMYIKVLIQVGHEPLPPTLGRNLFGRQIYQLPGLFAYAKHIIKIDGKAGLFKGLGPRLCAGTIGTVVHSQVVQKCQEQGTPQVLGGQQKAVEGSLQHVVNETTKEMIARSCATIVTHPFHVITLRCMVQFIGRETKYSGVFDSIVTVYREEGILGFFAGLIPRLLGDVLSLWICNLLAHLINTYVIDDSMSHTGEIKNCSQAVTGFFASMLTYPFVLVSNLMAVNNCGLVGGLPPYASVYPTWLDCWRHLSREGNMSRGNSLFFRKLPAGKMYAVDQKRFF